In a single window of the Bacillus clarus genome:
- a CDS encoding dUTP diphosphatase, whose amino-acid sequence MDLLQLFKLQKELDDRIAKEHNLQPKKLLKEKMLALLVEIGELANETRCFKYWSNKPASEREVILEEYVDGLHFILSIGIDLGIDKNFLFYKCAQTNKTQVEIFLDTYAKVIRFTDQPSITNYIELFTSYLRLGQALEFDQEEIEKAYLDKNEVNHQRQTQGY is encoded by the coding sequence ATGGACTTACTACAACTATTTAAATTACAAAAAGAATTAGATGATCGTATTGCGAAAGAACACAATTTACAGCCGAAGAAATTATTAAAAGAAAAAATGCTAGCGCTGCTTGTAGAAATTGGAGAGCTTGCAAATGAAACACGTTGCTTTAAATATTGGAGCAATAAGCCAGCATCTGAGCGTGAAGTCATACTAGAAGAATATGTAGATGGTTTGCATTTCATTTTATCAATTGGAATTGATTTAGGGATTGATAAAAACTTCTTATTCTATAAATGCGCGCAAACGAACAAGACGCAGGTTGAAATTTTCTTAGACACGTATGCGAAAGTAATTCGTTTTACAGATCAACCATCTATTACAAATTATATTGAATTATTTACAAGCTATCTTCGCCTTGGACAAGCACTTGAATTTGATCAGGAAGAAATTGAAAAAGCGTATTTAGATAAAAACGAAGTAAACCACCAGCGTCAAACACAAGGATACTAA
- the rplT gene encoding 50S ribosomal protein L20, translated as MPRVKGGTVTRKRRKKMIKLAKGYYGSKNTLFKVANQQVMKSLLYAFRDRRQKKRDFRKLWITRINAAARMNGLSYSRLMHGLKNAGIEVNRKMLADLAVHDEKAFAELATVAKNNLN; from the coding sequence ATGCCAAGAGTAAAAGGTGGTACAGTTACTCGTAAACGTCGTAAAAAAATGATTAAACTAGCGAAAGGTTACTACGGTTCAAAGAATACTTTATTCAAAGTTGCTAACCAACAAGTAATGAAGTCTCTATTATATGCGTTCCGTGACCGTCGTCAAAAGAAACGTGACTTCCGTAAATTATGGATCACTCGTATTAACGCAGCAGCTCGTATGAATGGTCTTTCTTACAGCCGCTTAATGCACGGTTTAAAAAATGCTGGCATCGAAGTTAACCGCAAGATGCTTGCTGACTTAGCTGTTCATGACGAAAAAGCTTTCGCTGAATTAGCAACAGTTGCAAAAAACAACTTAAACTAA
- the rpmI gene encoding 50S ribosomal protein L35 has protein sequence MPKQKTHRGAAKRFKKTGSGKLKRSHAYTSHLFANKSTKAKRKLRKAGVVSAGDFKRIRQMLDNLK, from the coding sequence ATGCCTAAACAAAAAACTCATCGCGGCGCTGCAAAGCGTTTCAAAAAGACTGGATCTGGTAAACTTAAGCGTTCACACGCTTACACAAGCCATTTATTCGCTAACAAATCTACAAAAGCTAAACGTAAACTACGTAAAGCTGGTGTAGTAAGCGCTGGTGACTTCAAACGCATTCGTCAAATGCTTGACAACTTAAAATAA
- the infC gene encoding translation initiation factor IF-3: MMINEQIRAREVRLVGANGDQLGIKSRNDALDLAANLNLDLVLVAPNAKPPVCRIMDYGKFRFEQQKKEKEQRKNQKIISMKEVRLSPTIDEHDFNTKLRNAIKFLEKGDKVKASIRFKGRAITHKEIGQRVLDRFAEACAEVSTIESKPKMEGRSMFLVLAPKNDK; the protein is encoded by the coding sequence ATGATGATTAACGAGCAAATTCGTGCACGTGAAGTACGTTTAGTTGGCGCAAATGGCGATCAACTTGGAATCAAGTCTCGTAATGACGCTTTAGACTTAGCTGCAAATCTTAATCTTGATTTAGTATTGGTTGCTCCAAATGCGAAACCACCAGTATGCCGCATTATGGACTACGGTAAATTCCGCTTTGAGCAACAAAAGAAAGAAAAAGAACAGCGCAAAAATCAAAAAATAATTAGCATGAAAGAAGTTCGTTTAAGTCCAACAATCGATGAACATGACTTTAACACAAAACTTCGTAATGCTATCAAGTTTTTAGAGAAGGGCGACAAGGTTAAAGCGTCAATTCGCTTTAAAGGACGTGCCATTACTCATAAAGAAATCGGTCAACGTGTCTTAGATCGTTTCGCTGAAGCTTGTGCTGAAGTTAGTACAATCGAATCTAAGCCTAAAATGGAAGGACGTAGTATGTTCTTAGTTTTAGCACCGAAAAACGATAAGTAA
- the thrS gene encoding threonine--tRNA ligase, with translation MADVVKITFPDGAVKEFPKGTTTEEIAASISPGLKKKAVAGKLNDEMIDLSTPIEEDGAVSIITLDSEDGLYILRHSTAHLLAQALKRLYKDVKLGIGPVIENGFYYDIDMEEAITVEDFKKIEKEMQKIVNENLEIVRHEVPRAEALRRYEEIGDDLKLDLINDLPEDAVISIYEQGEFFDLCRGVHLPSTGKIKVFKLLSVAGAYWRGDSNNKMLQRIYGTAFVKKAELDEHLRMLEEAKERDHRKLGKELKLFTNSQKVGQGLPLWLPKGATIRRIIERYIVDKEASLGYDHVYTPVLGSRELYETSGHWNHYRDGMFPSMEMDNEELVLRPMNCPHHMMVYKNDIHSYRELPIRIAELGTMHRYEMSGALSGLQRVRGMTLNDAHIFVRPDQIKEELKRVVNLTLEVYKDFGLENYSFRLSYRDPEDTKKYYADDEMWEKAQGMLKEAMDEMGLEYYEAEGEAAFYGPKLDVQVRTALGKDETLSTVQLDFLLPERFELTYVGEDGKQHRPVVIHRGVVSTMERFVAFLIEEYKGAFPTWLAPVQVQVIPVSPQVHLDYAKKVQEDLQRAGIRVEVDTREEKIGYKIREAQMQKIPYMLVVGDNEVTENGVNVRKYGEQKSETIALDAFVDMIKVEGKR, from the coding sequence ATGGCAGATGTAGTTAAAATTACTTTCCCTGATGGAGCTGTGAAGGAGTTCCCAAAAGGAACAACAACTGAAGAAATCGCAGCTTCTATTAGCCCAGGCTTAAAGAAAAAAGCTGTGGCTGGAAAATTAAATGATGAGATGATCGATCTTTCTACACCAATTGAAGAAGATGGTGCGGTTTCTATCATTACATTAGATTCTGAAGATGGTTTATATATTTTACGCCACTCAACAGCACATCTTTTAGCACAAGCGTTAAAACGTTTATATAAAGATGTAAAACTTGGTATCGGTCCAGTAATCGAAAACGGCTTCTACTACGATATCGATATGGAAGAAGCAATTACAGTTGAAGACTTCAAAAAAATCGAAAAAGAAATGCAAAAAATTGTGAATGAGAACTTAGAAATCGTTCGTCATGAAGTACCACGCGCTGAAGCGCTTCGTCGTTACGAAGAAATTGGCGATGACTTAAAATTAGACTTAATTAACGATCTTCCAGAAGATGCGGTTATTTCAATTTACGAACAAGGCGAATTTTTCGACCTTTGCCGTGGTGTTCACCTTCCATCTACAGGAAAGATTAAAGTATTTAAATTGTTAAGCGTTGCAGGTGCTTACTGGCGTGGCGATAGCAATAATAAAATGCTACAACGTATTTACGGTACTGCATTCGTGAAGAAAGCAGAATTAGATGAGCATTTACGTATGCTTGAAGAAGCGAAAGAGCGTGATCACCGTAAATTAGGTAAAGAGTTAAAACTATTTACAAATAGCCAAAAAGTAGGACAAGGTTTACCACTTTGGTTACCAAAAGGTGCAACAATCCGTCGTATTATTGAGCGTTATATCGTTGATAAAGAAGCAAGCCTAGGATATGACCACGTATATACTCCAGTATTAGGAAGTAGAGAGCTTTATGAAACTTCTGGTCACTGGAATCACTACCGTGATGGTATGTTCCCATCGATGGAAATGGATAACGAAGAATTAGTTCTTCGTCCAATGAACTGTCCTCACCATATGATGGTTTATAAAAATGATATTCACAGCTACCGTGAATTACCAATTCGTATTGCGGAGCTTGGAACAATGCACCGCTATGAAATGTCTGGTGCGCTATCTGGATTACAACGTGTACGCGGAATGACTTTAAATGATGCGCATATTTTCGTTCGTCCAGATCAAATTAAAGAAGAGTTAAAGCGCGTAGTAAACTTAACTTTAGAAGTGTACAAAGATTTCGGTTTAGAAAACTATTCATTCCGTCTATCTTACCGTGACCCAGAAGATACTAAAAAGTATTATGCTGACGATGAGATGTGGGAAAAAGCACAAGGTATGTTAAAAGAAGCTATGGATGAAATGGGTCTTGAGTACTATGAAGCTGAAGGCGAAGCGGCATTCTACGGTCCAAAACTTGATGTTCAAGTTCGTACTGCACTAGGAAAAGACGAAACACTTTCAACTGTACAACTAGACTTCTTACTTCCAGAACGCTTTGAATTAACTTACGTTGGTGAAGATGGTAAACAACATCGCCCAGTTGTAATTCACCGTGGTGTTGTATCGACTATGGAACGTTTCGTTGCCTTCTTAATTGAAGAATACAAAGGTGCATTCCCAACTTGGTTAGCTCCAGTTCAAGTGCAAGTAATTCCAGTTTCTCCGCAAGTACATTTAGACTATGCGAAGAAAGTACAGGAAGACTTACAACGTGCTGGTATCCGTGTTGAAGTAGATACTCGTGAAGAGAAAATTGGCTACAAAATCCGTGAAGCGCAAATGCAAAAAATTCCGTATATGCTTGTAGTAGGTGACAATGAAGTTACTGAAAATGGCGTGAACGTACGTAAATACGGTGAGCAAAAATCAGAAACAATCGCATTAGATGCTTTTGTTGATATGATTAAAGTAGAAGGAAAACGATAA
- the ytxC gene encoding putative sporulation protein YtxC, protein MIEICFEEKNDAMYVYRQLMKRTESLYKETSVYLNEQKVVIHIPLCESNYIEKIVLPVLLYFIVNVKQNEWIHAILKEKFFYEEQEECHQILHMAHEILKGRRKEVARDLTRKKFESYVMSSLKGWLNDPLSFSFSSYVRFRLRTYREMIARLAEVAIDEYKMEQEYQMFIETLRQQVSNRKSRLSCVHLVFDESFIFYDDKGRRLKQERLVQYIDDGLLNQKDVYIDAKVIAPLLSISPKKIYLYTKKQDHNMIITLRNVFQERVQLHGLHEFERNVKKIKNKGNALDFLSF, encoded by the coding sequence GTGATTGAAATTTGCTTCGAAGAAAAAAATGATGCTATGTATGTATATAGACAACTAATGAAAAGGACGGAATCGCTATATAAGGAAACGAGTGTGTATTTAAATGAGCAAAAGGTTGTTATTCATATACCGTTATGTGAATCGAATTATATCGAAAAGATTGTATTGCCAGTACTGCTTTATTTTATTGTGAATGTAAAACAAAATGAATGGATTCATGCAATTTTAAAGGAAAAGTTTTTTTATGAAGAACAAGAAGAATGTCATCAAATATTGCATATGGCCCATGAGATTTTAAAGGGGAGAAGAAAAGAGGTAGCTCGTGATTTAACACGTAAAAAATTTGAATCCTATGTTATGTCTTCTTTAAAAGGATGGCTTAATGATCCGCTTTCATTCTCATTTTCTTCATACGTTCGTTTTCGCCTTCGTACATATAGAGAAATGATAGCTAGACTGGCTGAAGTTGCGATTGATGAGTATAAAATGGAACAAGAATACCAAATGTTTATTGAGACGCTTAGGCAGCAAGTGAGTAACCGGAAATCTCGTTTATCTTGTGTGCATCTTGTTTTTGATGAAAGTTTTATTTTTTATGATGATAAAGGACGACGTTTAAAACAAGAGAGATTGGTTCAATATATAGATGATGGATTATTAAATCAAAAGGACGTATATATCGACGCAAAAGTAATTGCACCACTTCTTTCTATTTCGCCGAAAAAGATTTATTTATATACGAAAAAACAAGATCATAATATGATTATTACCCTTCGAAATGTATTTCAAGAACGCGTACAATTACATGGGTTGCATGAATTCGAACGCAACGTGAAAAAAATAAAAAATAAGGGTAACGCCCTTGATTTTCTAAGTTTTTGA
- the dnaI gene encoding primosomal protein DnaI — MEHIQNSFAKLMENKNFKNRYEVLKAEVMAHPRVKEFVEEHKGEVTTSMIERSLVKLYEYIGQSVGCTDCPNLESCKNMIQGYEPKLVIQGKMIDIQYDRCVRKVAYDERKKQEKLIQSVYMPKDILQASMSSLDLSDGQRFEAIRAANEFLSEYEPGKKVQAVYFHGPFGVGKTFVLGAIANELAQRKVSSMIVYLPEFLREIKSSLQNNTISEKIDAVKHVPVLMLDDIGAEAMSSFVRDDVLGAILQFRMLENLPTFFTSNFDFKQLEHHLTYTQRGEEEEMKAARIMERIKYLAKPVTIGGKNRRHT, encoded by the coding sequence ATGGAGCATATTCAAAATTCATTTGCGAAGTTAATGGAAAATAAAAATTTTAAAAATAGATATGAAGTGTTAAAAGCGGAGGTGATGGCGCATCCGCGTGTGAAAGAGTTTGTGGAAGAACATAAAGGTGAAGTAACGACTTCTATGATAGAAAGAAGTCTTGTGAAGTTATATGAATACATTGGACAAAGTGTTGGGTGCACGGATTGTCCTAACTTAGAATCATGTAAAAATATGATTCAAGGATACGAACCGAAACTTGTTATTCAAGGTAAAATGATTGATATTCAATATGATCGCTGCGTAAGGAAAGTAGCTTATGATGAGAGAAAGAAACAGGAGAAACTTATTCAAAGTGTATATATGCCAAAAGATATATTGCAGGCTTCTATGTCCTCTCTTGATTTATCTGATGGTCAGCGATTTGAAGCGATTCGTGCAGCGAACGAGTTCTTGAGCGAATATGAACCAGGAAAAAAAGTACAGGCAGTGTATTTTCACGGTCCATTTGGTGTTGGGAAAACATTCGTTTTAGGAGCGATTGCGAATGAATTGGCACAGAGGAAAGTAAGTTCGATGATTGTATACTTGCCAGAGTTTTTGAGAGAAATTAAAAGTTCTCTTCAAAATAATACAATTAGTGAGAAAATTGATGCGGTAAAACATGTGCCAGTACTCATGCTAGATGATATTGGAGCAGAAGCAATGTCAAGTTTTGTACGTGACGATGTCCTAGGCGCGATCCTACAATTCCGTATGCTCGAAAATTTACCGACGTTCTTTACATCTAACTTTGATTTTAAACAGTTAGAACATCATTTAACGTATACGCAGCGCGGTGAGGAAGAAGAAATGAAAGCGGCTCGTATTATGGAGCGTATTAAATATTTAGCGAAACCTGTTACGATTGGCGGGAAAAATCGTCGTCATACGTAA
- a CDS encoding replication initiation and membrane attachment family protein — MEKQSWMELLPIDRYKVSAKGLLHHYDRKVLTMLYQPLVGSKAFSLYMTLWGELEQDRVFGKENTHHSLMVTMQMQLPEVYEERIKLEAIGLLNVYIKKEKDIRMFIYELQPPLSPKQFFDDIVLSIFLYNRLSRTKYNQVKQYFLEEEFDFASYENVTHSFNDVFGSFNPGQFEHAQEELRIPKTTVMPSNEKGNTPKVWNDFFDFSLFVEGLSALVPRKAITDQVRECVITLAYVYDVDVLSMQNIVLGAMTEVQTIDIERLRKGARDWYQFENGQALPVLSERVQPHSARTMKEKEPSTQEEMLIKQLEEISPKQLLKEISGGAEATKADLQIVEDVMISQKLTPGVVNVLIYYVMLRSDMKLAKTYVEKIAGHWARKKVGTVSDAMALAKEENRQYQEWAETKKKGRTAKKTVRKELVPDWLKEEPKEQAKEIVQNDVSVEQNTSTLDDERKRLEEELKKYKRD, encoded by the coding sequence GATGTTATACCAGCCGTTAGTAGGTAGCAAAGCCTTTAGCTTATACATGACGCTGTGGGGAGAGCTAGAGCAAGACCGTGTGTTTGGGAAAGAGAATACGCATCATTCTCTTATGGTCACAATGCAGATGCAGCTTCCAGAAGTGTATGAGGAGCGAATAAAGTTAGAAGCAATTGGGCTTTTAAACGTATATATTAAGAAAGAAAAAGATATTCGAATGTTTATATATGAACTGCAGCCCCCTTTATCTCCAAAACAATTTTTTGATGATATTGTTTTGAGTATCTTTTTATACAATCGACTGAGCCGGACGAAATACAATCAAGTTAAGCAATATTTCTTAGAAGAAGAGTTCGATTTTGCTTCATATGAAAATGTTACGCATTCTTTTAATGATGTGTTCGGCTCGTTCAATCCAGGGCAGTTTGAGCATGCGCAAGAGGAACTGCGTATTCCAAAGACAACAGTTATGCCTAGTAACGAGAAGGGAAATACTCCAAAAGTTTGGAATGATTTCTTTGATTTTTCTTTATTTGTAGAGGGATTATCAGCGCTCGTTCCTAGAAAGGCAATTACAGATCAAGTGCGTGAATGCGTCATTACACTCGCTTATGTGTATGATGTTGATGTGCTATCCATGCAAAATATTGTTCTTGGCGCAATGACGGAGGTACAAACAATTGATATTGAAAGGCTTCGAAAAGGAGCACGTGATTGGTATCAATTTGAAAATGGTCAAGCACTACCTGTACTAAGTGAAAGAGTGCAACCTCATTCTGCGCGTACGATGAAAGAGAAAGAGCCATCTACACAAGAGGAGATGCTGATTAAACAGCTAGAGGAAATTTCGCCAAAACAATTGCTGAAAGAAATTTCAGGTGGTGCAGAGGCGACGAAAGCTGATTTGCAAATTGTTGAGGACGTAATGATTAGTCAGAAATTGACGCCAGGTGTTGTCAATGTACTTATTTATTACGTTATGCTACGCTCAGATATGAAACTAGCTAAAACATATGTTGAGAAGATTGCTGGCCATTGGGCACGAAAAAAGGTCGGTACAGTATCAGACGCGATGGCGCTAGCGAAAGAAGAAAATCGTCAATATCAAGAGTGGGCTGAGACGAAGAAGAAAGGCCGTACAGCAAAGAAAACGGTCCGAAAAGAATTGGTACCAGATTGGCTTAAAGAAGAGCCGAAAGAACAAGCGAAAGAAATTGTGCAAAATGATGTGAGTGTGGAACAAAATACGAGTACGTTAGATGATGAACGAAAACGATTAGAAGAAGAATTAAAAAAATATAAGCGTGATTAA